Below is a window of Gracilinanus agilis isolate LMUSP501 unplaced genomic scaffold, AgileGrace unplaced_scaffold18916, whole genome shotgun sequence DNA.
CCAAAAGTTATTAGGGCCCGGGGGTGGTTCCCTGGGGTATTGGGGTCAGGTTGGCATTAACCCAGCGCTGAGCCAAGCCAGGCTGACTCAGCGGCCTTGGCCCTGCCCTGGTCCCCAGGCAGGCCCCTCCACACTCCCCCAgggcagagatgggagatggctGCCATTCTGCCCCTTTCCCTGCCCCTCCAGGCCCGGATCCGCCTGGCCCAGGGGCTCTGGCTCTTCTCCTGGTTGCTGGCACTGGCTGGTGGCCTCACCCTAATCTCTAGTGGCTACCTCCTCGTACAGCTGTGGCAGCTAAGTCCTTTCCTGGACCCCTCCTGCTCCTTTCCAGCCCTCCCCAAGACAGCTTTGGCGGCAGGGGCAGCTGCCCTAGGCATGGGGGTGGTGGGGGCTGGAGCCACCAGGGCATCCTTGGATGCGGCCCGATACCCCCCTTGGCGAGGGGTGCTGGGACCACTCCTGGTGGTTGGgacagttgggggtgggggtctCCTGGTACTGGCCGTAGGTCTGGCCCTGGCATTGCCCAGGGGCCTGGACGCTGCCCTGGAGGACGGTCTAGGGGCAGCCTTGGCTCACTACAAGGATACAGAGGTGCCAGGGCACTGCAATGCTAAGCGGTTGATGGACGAGCTCCAGCTGGGGCACCACTGCTGCGGGCGGCACAGCTACAAGGACTGGTTCACTGTTCAGTGGATCAGTAACCGATATCTGGACCCCAATAACCAGGACATCATTGAGTAAGTGATCATCGGCTTCTAGGCCTTCTCTTTGGTCCCGCagccctgcccctctgtctccCACCCGCTTTGCCCCAggccttctcccttcctccccgaCAAAGGCTTGATCTTCCCGAGAACCAGCCTTTGGGGGTCCCTAGGCAGAAAGCCCCTCCTCTTCTTTGGCAGCCAGCTCCAGAGCAATGTGGAAGGACTCTATTTAATCGACGGGGTCCCTTTCTCCTGCTGTAATCCCAACGCCCCTCGGCCCTGCCTGCAGAACCAGCTCTCCAACCCCCAGGCCTATCCGCTCTCCGACCCTCGGCAGCGCAGCCTCAACCTCTGGGAACAGGGCTGCCACGGAGTGCTGCTGAGGCACCTTTGGGGGCTAGCCAGCACCCTGGGCACTGTGCTGGGCGTCACCTTGGTCCTGCAGGTGAGCAAAATCCCTTTTCCAGAGAGCTGGGCAGATCAGTCTGAGGGCTGCCAACTCTTGGGGTTTAAGAAACCTCACTATCTGGGGCAGAGGCTGGAGAGCCCCTGGCCCTCTTGGCACAAGCTGTGTTCAGCCCTCGAGCCTCTGAGGCATAGCAAACTCGAGCCTGACTTCTCTCCCTTTGCCCCTCGCAGGTGTTGGTGCTCCTGGGACTTCGCTACCTGCAGACGGCTTTAGAGGGCCTGGGGGGAGCCATAGACGGGGAGGGCGAGACCCAAGGCTATCTGTTCCCAGGGGGGTTCAGAGAGACGCTGAAAAGTGCTTTCCATCAGGGACTCTGTGCTCAGAGACCTGTGCCGGAGGAGGTTCCACCAGAGGCCCCAGCTGAGGAGGTCCCACCAGAAGCCTAGCACCCTGCagaagggaaggggggaaaggggaggccAAAAGGAGGAGAGGCTTCCCCCTGCAGTGCCCATGCTGAGCCACATTGCTCCAGAGGGGAAGGAATAAGGGGCAACAGCAGAGTCTTGGGGAAagtgagggaagaaaggaggggaactAGATTAGGGGTGACAGCCAGAAAACAGGGGAGTTACCCAGAAGTAGCTAAAGATAGTCTAAGAAACCCAGCATCCACTTCAAAGCCCCCACCCCTGACACAGGTAGAAGAGGAGAGGGCCCATTCCTGGGGGGACCAGAAGGAGGTACTAAGgatagggaaggggaagagagcctGGCCAGTCACTTAGGGAGAAATGGCCAAAATCTTCATGAGGACAAAACCAATAAACCTCAGACACCTGAAGCTTTCCTTCCTgcctacctttctttctttcttttttgagaagggaaagaactctGCTCTCTCACAAAGGCAAGCAGGGCTTTCTCTCCCGTGTCTTTTCCTGGCTCAGTAGGGCCCTAATACCAAACTGAGCCCTGACCTGACTCAAAATGAATTCAGGCCCT
It encodes the following:
- the LOC123254275 gene encoding rod outer segment membrane protein 1-like — translated: MAAILPLSLPLQARIRLAQGLWLFSWLLALAGGLTLISSGYLLVQLWQLSPFLDPSCSFPALPKTALAAGAAALGMGVVGAGATRASLDAARYPPWRGVLGPLLVVGTVGGGGLLVLAVGLALALPRGLDAALEDGLGAALAHYKDTEVPGHCNAKRLMDELQLGHHCCGRHSYKDWFTVQWISNRYLDPNNQDIIDQLQSNVEGLYLIDGVPFSCCNPNAPRPCLQNQLSNPQAYPLSDPRQRSLNLWEQGCHGVLLRHLWGLASTLGTVLGVTLVLQVLVLLGLRYLQTALEGLGGAIDGEGETQGYLFPGGFRETLKSAFHQGLCAQRPVPEEVPPEAPAEEVPPEA